In a genomic window of Amycolatopsis japonica:
- a CDS encoding AMP-binding protein — MQIDHYVSQLLDVLSTRPDEIALRHGDEALTSAELAAAITGAAAALRDRGTGEGGVVALLTVGNSPATLIGRYAANLIGATVVHLRGINAADPLDELPIATQVEIVDDTGTTVLLTDAANLDRARKIRDAMAEPAALAAFGDFGDDVADITGTAGEVEPRAEGTAVLTYTSGTTGRPKGIGRGFGGLGAVVTKARHMTERCTMLVTTPLSHSVSSTVDDAVASGGMIVLHEGFDAGAVLEAVERHRVNRVYLATPQLYDLLDHPALGTTDHSSLRELYYGGSPASPVRLSRAAEVFGAKLIQIYGTTESWVIAALSPEEHLKPELLTTVGKAVPFVQVGIRDPHVRHELPAGKTGEICVRSPMMMDGYWKRPDLTSRVLIDGWLHTGDVGYLDENGYLYLVDRLADMIKTNGIKVYPAEVENALLAHPDVAQAAVFGVADEDNVEYMHAIAVPRRGRDVDPADLAAQVARVLSPSHVPAEIRLRAELPLTDAGKPDKLRLREEAKPATKSSHAKPESELTS; from the coding sequence GTGCAGATCGACCACTACGTCAGCCAGCTGCTGGACGTGCTTTCCACGCGGCCGGACGAGATCGCGTTGCGTCACGGCGACGAGGCGCTGACTTCGGCGGAACTCGCGGCGGCCATCACCGGTGCCGCCGCCGCGCTGCGCGACCGCGGGACCGGCGAGGGCGGGGTGGTGGCCCTGCTGACCGTGGGGAACAGCCCGGCGACGCTGATCGGCCGGTACGCCGCCAATCTGATCGGTGCCACCGTGGTGCACCTGCGCGGTATCAACGCCGCCGATCCGCTCGACGAACTCCCGATCGCCACGCAGGTCGAGATCGTCGACGACACCGGTACCACCGTCCTGCTCACCGACGCGGCGAACCTCGACCGGGCCAGGAAGATCCGCGACGCCATGGCGGAACCGGCGGCGCTGGCGGCTTTCGGGGACTTCGGTGACGACGTCGCCGACATCACCGGGACCGCTGGCGAGGTCGAGCCGCGAGCCGAGGGCACCGCGGTGCTGACCTACACCAGCGGGACCACCGGCAGGCCCAAGGGCATCGGCCGCGGGTTCGGCGGGCTGGGCGCGGTGGTCACCAAGGCCCGGCACATGACCGAACGCTGCACGATGCTGGTCACCACGCCGCTCAGCCATTCCGTTTCGTCCACAGTGGACGACGCGGTCGCGTCCGGCGGGATGATCGTCCTGCACGAGGGATTCGACGCCGGCGCCGTGCTCGAAGCCGTGGAACGCCACCGGGTCAACCGGGTCTACCTGGCCACCCCGCAGCTCTACGACCTGCTCGACCATCCGGCACTGGGCACCACGGACCATTCCAGCTTGCGCGAGCTCTACTACGGCGGGAGCCCGGCCTCCCCGGTGCGGCTCTCCCGGGCGGCGGAGGTGTTCGGCGCGAAGCTGATCCAGATCTACGGCACCACCGAAAGCTGGGTGATCGCCGCGCTTTCGCCGGAAGAGCACCTGAAACCGGAGCTGCTCACCACGGTCGGCAAGGCGGTCCCGTTCGTCCAGGTCGGCATCCGCGACCCGCACGTGCGGCACGAGCTGCCCGCCGGGAAGACCGGGGAGATCTGCGTCCGGTCGCCGATGATGATGGACGGCTACTGGAAGCGGCCCGACCTAACCTCGCGGGTCCTCATCGACGGCTGGCTGCACACCGGCGACGTCGGCTATCTCGACGAGAACGGCTACCTGTACCTGGTCGACCGGCTCGCCGACATGATCAAGACCAACGGCATCAAGGTGTACCCGGCCGAGGTCGAGAACGCGCTGCTGGCCCATCCGGATGTCGCGCAGGCCGCGGTGTTCGGGGTCGCCGACGAGGACAACGTCGAGTACATGCACGCGATCGCGGTGCCGCGCCGGGGCAGGGACGTGGATCCCGCCGACCTGGCCGCGCAGGTCGCGCGGGTGCTGTCCCCGAGCCACGTACCGGCGGAGATCCGGCTCCGCGCCGAGCTTCCGCTGACCGACGCGGGGAAGCCGGACAAGCTCCGCCTCCGCGAGGAGGCGAAACCCGCCACCAAGTCCAGCCACGCCAAGCCAGAGAGCGAGTTGACGTCATGA